The Arachis hypogaea cultivar Tifrunner chromosome 14, arahy.Tifrunner.gnm2.J5K5, whole genome shotgun sequence DNA window tatatgctaattaataattttgtaatgcaGGAACTgaattgggccgaaaataaaataaaatgctgcAGCCCAAGTGTGAATTTGCTTTCCAAATCAGCATTGATTCAAAAACATTCAATGATATATGGCTGAATTGTTGTAATGATTTATTGGGCTAGATTAACATTGTTACAAGCCCAAAAGTAAGCTTCCCATGTTTGATCTAAATCCAATAtacatcaggaaagcaaatgcttTTATTTGGGCCAAGAGTAATCCTTATTGCAACCAAGCCCAAATTATTAATGCTTCCATGCATTAACCGAATCCATGAagcttccaacggattccattgcTTGCTAAAaatggatttcaaatttaatatgctAGCTttggaactatgagagagaactTGACTTTGATTTGATGGAAATCATTATGATTAGTGTTGCACGCCAcccagggaagtaaaagcaagctatcttcatttaatttgttttgaattgcttttctttactttctctgttctctctcatctctttcttcttctctcttcggtTATTACACAGGAAATATTGGTAGCCATGGAAGCAAATGCAAGCTACCGAAAGGAAGGGAGGACAAGCTACAAGTCCATCAAAATGAtggcaacaacaaaaaaaaaaagtatgtagtggctgagataattaccaaatatggttagatttggtgagttAATCTCGGATCCTCCatacccaaaaagaaagaagaagatttgGCCAGCAGAAAGATCTTGGAGGCATGACTTGTCTTCGTTTctgatcaaccaccacagggagtagctagagtggcgaagtgatggttgaaggcagagattgaagcagatgaagtcatcatcatcataaagcatcaagggccagaagtcCATCTTgaagaggaagccaaggatggagcgcttggattgatgaagagtgatgaccaaggaagaactagaggtatttgcatgttggtttttaCATGTGTTACCTATTCTCTCTgtatggccgaaccggtttttgtTGAAGGAAAGGAAGCTGAGTTCGGGTTTGTGTTTCAACTGTAAAGGCTTCACTTCTCTATAAAAGAGGTGAACAGTcatggtttgattcaaggagtaagatttgagagtgcaaggcacagagttctcagagctacctaagctagcagttctcttctccttcaatgtcttctgtttaatatttttctgtttaattttgtcatgtcttgagtctcatggaaaaaggcaaacagtgaggtttgtaagaaaaagccatagagcggaaaaaggcagagagtgcaaaattaaaagaaaaagccatagatgtcttagagttcctttgtacatctgtgttgtgtttcatgattctgtgggaatccccttgtaagttgggttagcactttacaagttgtaatctggaggattatagtgaaattccatcattgttgtgatggagactggatgtaggctgcactgcacttagcagctgaaccaggatatatctgggtgttattttctctctctctctcctacttCACTTCTgttgtttttaaaaatatatttatcttatatttaattaaaatagacAAGGTACATAAAACTTgtaaatataactaaaattaggggattttttattttaataaataaaataaatataatatttaccaaaataaatatttttacgaGTATCTACCGATTTAAATAACTCTAccatatttcgtttacactgtaaacgagaaaCGTGAAAACATCAtctcgttatatatatatatatatatatatatatatatatatatatatatatatatatatatatatatatatatatatatatatatatatataagactttatttagcatttataaaAAGATGTGTAATCCTTGGTATTCTTCACACACATTTTATATCCATTCTCTATCTCCTCTTTCTCTAAAAAACAAAGCTGAATGACTAGTAACAATCCATTCATAGTTGTGCTTCTTTATCCGaattgtcgtatgagaaatgGCGACAACGGGGTGACATTTGAGTGTCAGGATTTGATATTATTTTGCACTCAACATGTGGGAGACTTTGTCggatttgaagagtttgatattgagcaagctTGGGGGGACACAAGCAAGGAAAATCGGAAGGGTGGCGTATAGGTTGCTGGCACCCATGAAAAATGGAGTCTTCCGATTTCGGCTATTCCGACTTCACGGGGATGAGCATGTGCGACTGATGTTCGACATTCATGGGAGGATCATGTATGAACAGGTAATGGAGCTGTCCGCCAAGGTGGGTCACGGTGGTAGTGGGAGTTCCGCATAGGACACGTATGTGCAGGATGACCGACCTCTCACACCACCGCTCATTCATGTCGCGATTCCGGAGCATGAGGCAGAGGAGGGTAAGGAGGAGTCGGACAAGGACTACATGGCGGACAGTGGAGACAGTAAGTCTTCCGATGGCGGCGATGAGGATGAGTTTGTACCGGAGACACCTGCAGGGGCTGTGCCGCGCCATGCATGAGAGGATCCTGGTTTCTGACACCTGTGGAGTGGATTACAACCTAGACGGCGATGTGGAGTTTCGGGTCGGACATAGGTTCAGAAGCTGAGAGGCGGTGCTTCAAggtgtgaagaactacagtattcgCAGGAGTGCTGAGTACCGAGTGATTGAGTCCGACTagttaaagtaccatgtgcagtgCCGTCAAGCCGACAGTGGGTGTCAATGGAGCCTTCGTGTGGCCCTTCGCCAGAATCTCGGATACTGGTAAGTTCAAGTTTAAATGTGAATTTGTGTAGTTTTGtatgatattttattttggttatagATGTGTACGAATACATTTTTTGTTATGATTAGGGAGGTTCGGAGGTTTGGTGGACCACACAGCTGTCTGGCACCCACCATGTCTCAAGACCATCGTCAGTTAGATAGCAATCTCATCCCTGCTCTGCTGTGGCAATCCAACCAACCTAACACATCGAAGGAGATCATATACGGTTTGTTAAGTAACATACCAAAAGATTTGACAAAATTATTTAACTCAAATACATAAAAAGAAATTTCTCACCTTGCAACCAGCGGATACTGGTAGACGCTTCTATCTGGTGGACACCACTGGGGGAATCTTTGATAGATCCAGGACATCAACAACGGAGTGCAGCCAGCGATATCCGTGACGCCCCACTGAGCCGCCAAAAATAGGGACTGATACGTCCATGCTAGCACACCCGAGCCCCACGAAAACGCTTTACACTCCGTAAAGTCCCGGAACAGCGATAGCCAACAAAGGTGCACCAGATTGTTGGACTTGTCGGTCATCAGATACCCTCCGATAAGTAACATGATATAACACCTGACGTACTGTCGGAGGGTTTCGGGATCGTCTGTCTGGGGCATCTGGCAGACACGATCCCGTAGCCACACAAGCTTCAGCGTGAATGACTCCTTCCTCTGAGCCACCTGCTGTGCTGCCACGGGAGGCCTGGCACCGAGGAGCTGCTCCACCAACGCCCACATCCGTATGGTATCACCTACCAAAGTCACGGAAGCATCCCCGACGGGGTTACCGTGTGTGCGTAGGCCTAGGTGGTACACCATGTCGTGCAGAGTGATAGTGACCTCACCCTACGGaagatgaaacgtgtgcgtctctgGACGCCATCGCTCCACCAGTGCCGAAATCAGGGAATTGTCAAAAGTAAAATCTCTGAGTGGCACGGTGTCGCTGAATCCGGCCTCGGCCAGATATGGGATGATGGCGTCtggtacacggaatcgtgatctcacacttttctcacaactccgcgcagctaaccagcaagtgcactgggtcatccaagtaataaaccttacgtgagtaagggtcgatcccacggagattgtcggcttaaagcaagctacgatcatccttgtaaatctcagtcaggcggattcaaatggtcatGAGATTTAGAtagttaaaagataattaaaacagaaaataaaataaagttacttatgtaattcattggtgggaattttagataagcgtatggagatgctttgttgcttctgaacctctgctttcctattgccttcttccaaccatgcgttacttccttccatggcaagctgtaggatcttctcagtgaaaatggtcctctacggtttctacacggctaatcaattttcggatttctcatctcagatgaaaataccaggtacagctaccgcatggctaatcatctgtcggttcccgctagcgtcggaatagaatccattgatccttttgcacactgtcacttgcgcccaacattcgcaggtttgaagctcgtcacagtcatcccttcccagattccggaataccacagacaatgtttagactttccggatcccagaaATGGCTGACAattattctagcctataccacgaagatactaatctcacggactcggtccgtgtattagatatccaagagaatatactccagctgttgtccaatgactacattgaacatcatgtagaccgctttgtggttgtcaggcacgcggatcttggcttagcgagtaacgaagattgggtgattgtcacgggtcaccccttcattctgacttaactgaattaagtacaagagtatatcttggagaagaagtaggcatgaattgaatagaaaaataatagtacttgtattaatttatgaagaacagcagagctccacactttaatctatgggtgtagaaactccaccgtagaaaatacataagtgaaaaaggtctaggcatggccgtgaggccagcctccaaacgtgaacaaCAATGATAAAAGTattccaaagatggtcaaaaagacttaaaataaatctctaaaagtagtttttatactaaactagtaacctagggttacagaaaatgaataactaagtgcagatagtgcagaaatccactaccggggcccacttggtgtgtgcttgggctgtgcattgaagctttttcatacataggctgttcctggagttaaacaccagctttggtgccagtttgggcattttactccaattctggtgccagtttgggcgttttacgctaagatgttttaggctgactttgaacaccagtttgggctatcaaatctcggacaaagtatggactattaaatattgatgaaaagcccaggatgtctagtttctaacgcaattgagagcgcgctgattgagcttctgtagctccagaaaatctatttcgaatgcagtagggtcagaatccaacagcatctgcagtcctttttcagcctctgaatcagatttttgctcaggtccctcaatttcagccagaaaatatctgaaatcacagaaaaatacacaaactcatagtaaaatccaaaaaagttatttttgaataaaaactaataaatttataataaaaagtaattaaaacatactaaaaactatgtaaaaataatgccaaaaagggtataaattatccgctcatcacaacaccaaacttaaattgttgcttgtccctaagcaactaaaaataaaataggataaaaataagagaatatacaatgaattccaaaactcatcaatgaacttagttccaattagatgagcgggacttgtagcttttttgcttctgaacagttttggcatctcagttTACCTtttaaagttcagaatgattggcatccatgggaacttagaattcagatagtgttattgattctcctatttcagtatgttgattcttgaacacagctactttatgagtcttggccttgaccctaagcattttgttttccagtattaccaccggatacataaatgccacagacacataactgggtgaacctttttcagattgtgactcagctttgctagagtccccagttagaggtgcccggagctcttaagcacactttttttgctttggaccacgactttaaccgctcagtctcaagtttttcacttgacaccttcacgccacaagcacatggttagggacagcttgatttagccgcttaggccaggattttattcctttgggccctcctatccattaatgctcaaagccttggatcctttttacccttgccttttggtttaaagggctattggctttttctacttgctttttctttttcttttttttaattttttttaatttttttcttttttttttcactgctttttcttgcttcaagaatcaattttatgatttttcagattatcaataacatttatccttttttattattctttcaagagtcaacaattttaacattcataaacaacaaattcaaaaatatgcattgttcaagcattaattcagaaaacaaaaagtattgccaccacatcaaaataattaaactaatttcaagatagaattcaaaatcatgcacttcttattcttttgcaattaaaaatatttttcatttaagaaaggtgaaggattcataggacattcatagctttaagacatagacactagacactaatgatcatgtaataaagacacaaacataggtaaaacataaagcataattttcgaaaaaaacagaaaaataagaacaaggaaattaaagaacgggtccaccttagtgatggcggctagttcttcctcttgaagatcttatggagtgcctgagctcctctatgtctctttcttgcctttgttgctcctctctcatggctctttggtcctctctaatttcatggaggatgatggaatgctcttggtgctccatccttagttgtcccatgttggaacttaattctcctaaggaggtgttgatttgctcccaatagttttgtggaggaaaatgcatcccttgaggaatctcagggatttctagatgaggaatttcctcatgctcttgttgaggtccatgagtgggctctcttgtttgctcaatcttcttcttagtgatgggcttgtctccttcaatgaggatgtcttcctctaaattccagctgaattgcatagggtacaaatgagatgagggaaggctaaccttgccaaagtggagggcttgtctgccaccttgtagagttctagggatatgatctcatgaactgctacttcctctccattcatgatgctatggatcataatagaccggtctattgtaacttcagaccggttgctagtaggaatgatagaccgttagataaactccaaccatcctctagccacgagtTTGAGGTCaacccttcttagttgaaccggcttgcctcttgagtctctcttccattgagctccttccacacaaatgtccctaaggacttggtccaacctttggtcaaagttgacccttctagtgaaagggtgaggatctcctttcatcattggcaagttgaatgccaacctcacattttccggactgaaatccaagtaattcccc harbors:
- the LOC112742310 gene encoding protein MAIN-LIKE 2-like gives rise to the protein MVYHLGLRTHGNPVGDASVTLVGDTIRMWALVEQLLGARPPVAAQQVAQRKESFTLKLVWLRDRVCQMPQTDDPETLRQYVRCYIMLLIGGYLMTDKSNNLVHLCWLSLFRDFTECKAFSWGSGVLAWTYQSLFLAAQWGVTDIAGCTPLLMSWIYQRFPQWCPPDRSVYQYPLVARLVGLPQQSRDEIAI